The Musa acuminata AAA Group cultivar baxijiao chromosome BXJ2-5, Cavendish_Baxijiao_AAA, whole genome shotgun sequence genomic interval TTGATCTCGACCGAATCAAGTTTATGTAGATTGGAATCAACCAAATTTGAAAACTATGTCTCGCTATAGATAAGGTGCCTTTTggataaattttttattcttttgtgaTTTTTATTCAGTTTTTTGTTATCATTTTATCTAAGGTTTGCCGTACTGTGACATATTGTCTGGTATAAGGAATCGATATGAGCGGTACATATTAGTTTGTCGATACACCCCACTATACCATGTGTCAATATGTCGGTATGTATCTTACCGATGAttggtcggtacaccggtatAGACCAATGAGGCAACCCATGATTTTATCTTGACCATTTGTTAATGCTAAAGAGTCCTATTTAGGATATAGATAGGGGTGGGTAAGTCCTTAAGCCACTAAGAATCTTGCTGAGAGTGTTTTACACGTGTCTTtagattctttgatttttttataataagaCTTCTCTTTCATAAGATGTCTTAGTTTACTATCTATGATATGTTGTAAGCTGTAGAAACTATATTTTGGTATTGGCTTTTTATTATCTTTCATCCTCAGCAGGTCAGTGCTTCTCCTTTAATTGAGAATACTCGAGAAACACTAACCTAAGACCGGATTCGTTATTCCTAGTCGAGCATGCTTGGGCAGTTATATACCAATGTCGGATGTCCCAGTGATAGGttgatttaaataattaaattcgCCTTAAGCCTTAACCCATGATTTTCTTTTCCATCATGGGTTTGTTGGACATTGAAGATTGGTGAAGTATAGATCAGCCAATATATCGGTCCTCCTTGCAAAAGAATCACTAATTGCACGAATTGTAGAGGTCCAATTACATGATGCATGGGAAGAAGGCTAGAAGATGACTATTTACAACTGAGTTTGACCAAACATAGATGATTGTTCAGTTATGCATCTGACAGTCCAAATGATGCAACCACAACCTAGCACTTGTAAACCAGCTAACTACATTTAGGCTCATGGCTAGCTAGAGAATAAAAAAGTACCCAGTTACATGCCTGAAACACAAAGTTAACTGATTATTACCATGGAACCATGCGTTGGCTAACAGATTGGCAGAGGCAGCAACATCATCACATCACACCCCTGTGGTTCCATTTAAATCCAAGTATCAACATGGTTCAATCAATTTGGCTTCAGGTTAGACTTTTTCCAAAGCAATAGGCTTGCACCAGTTCCACAAAAATAGTTAACTAAAATACCATGAGCACCTCTAGTTGTCAGTATATGTTTATTACACCTCAGTTAGATAATGGCTAGTGATTGCTGATTGATAGTTTGCTAATGATGGAACAATGGACGATCCCTCAAGAGTTAAAGATCAACCAGTATCTgatagtgatttgctagtgactaATGATCACCATTAGTGATTTATTGGTGGCTTACTATCTTCCAATATCATGGATTGCTAGTGGTTAGCTATCATCAATTTGCTTTGCCAATGTTATGGTCTATTACTAATTGGTGATCACCAACTCATCATATACTTGATGGCTATTGTTCATTTCTCACAGTCTGCTAGTAATTGTGAAGTTTGCTTATCACCACCAAGTGGTCATTTGTTTAGTAACTGTCCATTGTCTAGTAAGTAGTAACAACAATTTACTGACTAATCATGTGAACCAACGACTGAGAAAGAGTCAAGAGAGAAGCATGAGTTTATTTGTATTATGGTTCTATTGTATGACAAAAGATGGTTGAAGTGATGAGAGTACTATTTCCCAAACACATAAATGTATCTTTGTAATTATTTTGGTTGCAATTTAGTTTTCAAGGTAAAGAAACATAAAAGTCTATGGATAGTGTGGTAGAACGAACTAGCAGTGGCAAATAAAGTAGATAAATAACTAACAGGTGTGACTTGTATGTTATGAACTTAAGATGAACATGACATGGTTGAGAGAATTGTGGAGGATCTAAATAATCTTTTCCTTGAATTTTGCAATCTGCAACTCTTCAAAGATTATCTATTGTGAGGGTGGAAGCATTTGTTCACCCTTTCACTTACCTCTACCATCCAGCCCGCACCATAAATAAATTTTACTTGGAGGTGGACTTTTAAGTTCTTGGATTTTGATTAGGGAAGGGTCAAATTGAAGGCTGGATGGAGATGGTTCTGGTCAATTGGAGCTTCACCTTTATGGAGCTTGTTCCCCAGATTTTCAGTTTAGTGTACTGTGAATCATTACCTGGTTTAACTGTTTAAACAGAATTCAGTATCACATACCATTTATTTGGTATTCTTGGTTGTGAAATTAGTTTTGAAGCTTGAATTGGTGGAACTATTGATGTTATTTGTTCTGTGTGTACTTATGTGTCCAGTTTGATGGTACTGTGATTCATTACCTTGTTCAAATGTTTGAGTGTCCTATATTTTTGGTATTGTCAGTTGTGGAATTTGTGCTTGAATCATTGGAACTGTCAATATTATTTCATCCATTTGTACCTGTATCTGAGAGTATCAATTAGATGCAAGTACTTCATCAAAACATTTGATTTAGTTATGCAGTTATATGGTTCTCTGCATAATTGCAATGTAATCCTTGAGCCTTGACACCATTATTTCTTATTGATGCAGTTTTACACATTTCTTGAGACAACTCTTGTTACTCTTTCTCTCTTTCCCCATTTTATTGCCTTCTTTAAAGATGTGGAGATTCCTGGAACACCGGGAAAGCTTGCAACTACTTTTCTCGCATTTGGTATGTGTGCTCCTCGTCTTAAACAAAAGCTTGTGTTTAAAGCAACTATTGTTTTATGTCGTGCATTGATAATGGCTTTTTATGCTCTAGTGCTGAATTTGGCTTTTGCATTAAGTGTTCTTGGATTTCTGATCATGCATATAACCTTGGTGGCAAGAAATACTACGACTATTGAGGTACGTATTTACCAGTATAATATTAATCAAACCTGATGATTATAAAGACAAACATATCCTTTTGTCATCAGGCATATGAGAAAACAACTCCAAAATGGAAGTTTGATCTGGGCCGAAAGAAGAACTTTGAGCAGGTTAGTCCTTATGCATGATGGCCATTTCAGTACCTCTcatgttttataattatggagttTGAAAGGCTAGATTAGAAGTTAGAACATGATGGTACAGCAACTAGATCAGACTTACAAATGATGACAAACTTGACAAATGATAGGAGAGGTATAGTAGTCATTTGTTAAGCAAAGAAGTGATTTTCTGAAGTAATGCCCGCAGTTAGCAAATGCTTGAAGTACATGTGATGTTTTTCATGCCTTTGAGTTCATCTCTTCATTATATTCTTTATTATCACGGTACTCTCCTATTCTCTTGTGCTTCTTATAGTATGAATGTGATGCTTAAGCATATATTTGATTTTTCGGAATCAGGTGTTCGGAACAAATAAGAGGTACTGGTTCATCCCTGCATACTCTGAGGAGGATTTGAGAAGAATGCCAGCTCTACAAGGGCTTGAATACCCCACCAAGCCACACCTCGATGTACAGTAGTTATAATATGGTGATGTCAGGAAGAGATAATCGTTGGTACCTTCATGTTCTGAGGAGAATTTGAGAAGAATGCCTGCGCTGTAAGGAGTCGAATATACTGACAGGCCAGAGCTCTCAAGTGTCGATGTCCTGTCGGAACTACCCGAAATAGCTGTGTACATGCAAACCACTGGCCTTGTAGTGCTGTTCTGCAACCCTCTCTCCTGCACCTTTCACTCTTCACTTGCAACACTAATACTGTGTGAAGGTAAGATAACTTGAGAGAGGAAAGGTTATTGAGATAGGAAAATTTTAGAAGTTGTCTATGTTTAATAGCATTTAGAAATATGTTGTCACTGGTGATATTTGATGGAGCAGAGTTACAGAGTACAATTCAACGGTGATGTCATAATATGCATGCAGAACTTTTCTTGGTCATGCAGAAACCAGTTTTCAAGATTGTAGATGCTTATATTTAGATGATGAACCAAAGTCGAATGCATCATGAAATGGACCAATCTTCCTCTACTTATTTATCTTTCGGATCTTGAATTGAGATGAGCTATTCATACATTGGAGTGGCAGCAGGTTGGTTTTTGTTTGTGTATTTTAGTATAAACAGGAGAACTTAATGGCCGATttgcaaaataataaaaaaaataaggattTAATTGACCAGAGAAACCTTTTAGatatcaaatcaatttatgtagtgAGAGAAAAGGACTATTGGTGCCATCACTCCATGATGTTATTTGTGATTCTTGAAGACAACATGACCAGAGACTTAAGGACAACTCTCCACCAGTATCATTGATGACAATGGTCGAATTCCAACGTGTGTGAGGGGATAAGACTCGATATCCACGATCTCGAGATGAGATAAAAAGATAGAATCCCATATTAGAACCTCATCGGGTGTCCCGATACAATATGTAGCCAAACGATTGACCGCCGAATGGCATGATTGGTGCCAAGGtccgcaataccgtatcgtaccggagtttcgacctgggatcggtaccggtacggtacgatataccgagtggtacatcCAGGTGTAccaagcactgtagcagtgctacagtatcgaAACGGTAACAGATAatccgcgtaccgaaaacctgtcggaccgatacgtaccgcccgtatcgagcggtacgGTCCAGTACTACAGACCATGATTGGTGCAACCAATCACGACATAACTTCACCCAAAACTCTACACATTCCCCTCCAATCATCCGTGATCCCAAGTATAATCATCTCTAAAATCATACATAAAAGGTGTCTCAGGTACACTCTCCAAGATAGATACGACTTCACTTGAGTATTGATCAACTAGTCTAACTAATCTGATCGGACCAAGATTGAGTTAGAATAAACCTCGATTGGATCTAAATTACCATTGCAGCTCAAATAACCAAAAtctagaaagataaaaaaaaaaattattttttgaagatTCTGACTAGcttaatatatattaattcttTGCAAGGCTTGAGATCAACAACTGTTTGATCATCTATCATATCCAGGCTTGTTAAGCATGCAAGGCTTGAGTTCCAAAGCATTTACACCCAGCTTGGAATTATTAATCACTCCTCCTTATAAAATAGTATACTTTACAAACATCAACTGAACTTTTTCTACTATTAAAGAGGCTTCAAATACCAAGTTACtaattcatattaaaaaaaaaaccaagatAATTCattcacttttttatttttttacccaAAGCTCACATTGttacaaaataaattattaaCTCATTAaagtttaatattataatattttttagttaaaaaaaattagtttgtTCATACAGTTTCTGTATCTAATGACCTATTAAAACAAAAATGTGCTTGAAGTCAACCTCCCCAACAAAATCACTTCTATGATCTCCACAATTTAAACAACCGAACATTCTTCTCAGTAAATGACACAACCAAAAACAATCATCGGAGAAGGCAGTGACAAACTAACCTGTAAAAAACTCGGATGCCGGTGCAAAGTAGAGAAGCTCCATCTCGATCATGGCAACCATATAGAGGTTAAACGTGAAGACCCTCGGCTTTAATCTGGGATGCATAATTGGAAATTACTACTCGAGATCCTTGCTGGCCTAGAATGTGTCGCAAGCATCAAGGTTAAGAGTTGTTACATCTATTGCAAGTTGCCAAGCTTTTGGTTAGGGGAAATCTTCTCTCAAGCATGAGTTCCAAGTTGATATTGAATCACAAAGACAATATGACTCTTGGAGTCATCATTACTGAAGACACATTCTTGACCAATAGCAAGACCTTCCAAGAAGATTCTCATCATACAACTCCTGCACCAGTTGGATCGTATGCACTGGTAGTAGGTTGAACAAACCTAGTTTCACTTTTTAGTGACCAAAAAAGTTTAGAAACCAGCAGTCGGACACCTCAGAAAGATGTTACTAACTAGAGTTAACAGCAGAAATGACACCATAAATATCACAGATGGTAATGTCATTAACCAGAGAATTGATGACCATTGCGAGATGCACTTTCAACTTCCTCTGCATCTTCAAACCGCTGATCGTTGATTCGAAGCTGCAATAAAGGGAAAAGCCTGCAAATTAGGGTACTCATGAAATATGCAGAGCAATCTCAAATTCAGGAGTATCTTTTGTAtgaaatgtgaaaaaaaaaaaaaacaattcacATGAACCTAATTGATAAAGCACACCTTTTTGTCACATGCCTCCATGCAAATAGACATGGATCATGACAACTGAGAGTTTTAAGATCTACATTGACTAGcacaaaaaattctttaaaaaaaattgtggCTTCAAATCCATTTGGTAGGCATGAATTTTATTAATTGTCTCAGTCTGAATGaatcaaattaacataaaaaaCACCCTTTTTCAGTGATTCTTGGCTTTCATTGCTAAGGGGAGGGTAACTCtctgtatctctctctctctcacacataaTTCCCCGAAGGCACAGGCAATGCTGCAAACCACTGCAACAATGATTGGCAAATCTTGGCATCAAGTGAATGGTGGCTTCTTACTGCCTGCAGAAAGAACTTTTTCCCCTTCCTCCTTTCCCTCCACCTTCCCTCTCCGGAGTGGGTTCAATCAAACCAGATCCAGTAAACTTGGTTGGGCCCAGATCCAAGATCCAATGATTTGGCTCACTCTTGCCCGATTTGAATCAGGCGGGCACCTGAGTCCAGGCGTGCGAGTCGTGCCTCACTTCACCTGGGTGCCTAGGCGAGCACCCGTGAACTTCACTGTGCAACAGTACAAGCGAAGAGGCTATTCTCATAACTCGAACCTTCATCTCCTAAATTACACAGCAGATTTACCACGACACAAAGGCCCACCTACTTTATAAAAAAATCAGGTTATGAATATGAGCAAAGTTAATGTATGCAACCTTACCACTATAAGCATAAAGGCTATTTTCATAACTAGAACCAAATCACCAGAACTGACCATGATACCAAGACCACCCTTTTATACAAAATCTTAGAAGTTACATAAATGTAACATGTTTACTAAATACTGTGTTGAAAACATATAGTATGTTACTTTTTTCTAAGATTTGTCATGTCAATTTATCCACATCTCATCATGTCTATATATGCTATGCATACTTCCACCAAAAAGCCTGTGTGCACTTCcaccaaaagaaaaaataacactaaaagaaaaaaaaagttcgtACATAAACAAATGATCAAAACAACATTGAAAAATGTGTAATTCCTTGTAAGCAGGTGAAGTTACCTTTCAATGTTGATGCATGATAGGAACGTTTTAGAAAATGAATACGTGAATATATTGCTTGTAATATTGGATGACAAATAAATCAAGCAAATGTAAACTTCAGATATAAAATAACAATATCTTGCAACTGAAAAACATGacagcatgtgcaattcacaaaTTTCTACTTTTTTAGGCAGATCAAAGCTCATGTTCCTTTAGTAGCCAATATCGATGGTAGCAATTTCAATATATGTGTTTCATGAAGTAGTTGATGATCATGAACATTATCCTCTGATGAAAACTATCCATCATGACCACACTGCTTAACTAAATTTGCAAACATCCTGCAACCAACAAcaaccaagaaaaaggaaaaacaaaaatCATAGCACAGTAAACAAACCTCATGCACCGTACAAGCAAGGTCATGATCTCCATTTGCATAACCAATTGGATTGGCATGATGTTCTGAAAGCTGCCACTCAGAATCACTTCctgcaattgaaaaaaaaaatgctttagaATGTATTGCTTAATCAAACAATAGAATTAATAAAAACTGCAAAAGATTTTATCTGATATATTGATTCAAATTACCATCATCAGCCATTTCTTCATTGCCAAAAAACCAgctattttcttcctcttcttctgaaacaatatcattagtgaagaatatatgtatgtatgtgtatattatacatatacatatatgcatcagTGTGAAAAGCAAATACTCTGATTGTTATTACCTTCTTGAGGCTCAGGATTTAGTTCAGCACATTGACAGAATATGCCAAAGAGAGTATCCACTGTGAAGCTTAGTCAAGTgtccaacaataataataataataataataataataataataataataataacaataaaaagaATTTGGTTCAGGCAACCAATTCATGAGATTCATGAGCAAAATGATCAACACCAAACATCAACATCCATAAGCATCACAAGTGCCACAAATCAAATATGTCACTAGATTAATGAACTTGCATACAATTGTGACAAATTAACTCCCACGTATAGCTTCCATGTTAACTAAGAGCAGAATGAGATGGATTGTACAACTAATGATGTTGCAACCTACAAAAGTTTTGATCCTAGTCTATGAAATATGAACTTGAAAGAAGGGTTGGCAATTAAAAAGGCATAACTACGTTATAGACTTAGGACAACCAAGTGTAACCAACTTTAGTCGTAAGTATAAAAATGTTTAGTTTACCTATAATGTGTTGTTTACTCTTATGGTCCTGAACACACTCCGTGGCATTTGACTGAGGTACTGAGATTTTGCAAACTGATGGGTAGAGACATATTTTATCAGCTTGGTACATATAATCAGAGCAATGCAAAGAACTATGGAGCAATGTGTGCCTTAATACATAAGTAACAGACAGCATGGATAGGGGTGGTGTGGTGGGGGCAGTGTCCTAGATGTATGCAATGTCTGTGGCTCATGCCTTTAGCGGCTCTCTGGGTCATGGTGTGcagaatttttatattattaataccTGAAAGAAAAGGCAAAAGGCACTGTCAGATCCATCACTAAGGTTTATTTAGTTATGGAGAGTATTTGATTATCAGAGGAAAGCATCcagaatttttaaaatataagtacGAAAAATTTTCCTAATACTTAAAGAGGTTCTATAGCCaggcattttaaaaatattttttataatcgtGAACACAAAGGCCTGATGAAGGCCAATGGCCAATGCAATAGAAAGACCAGAAAGAAGAGATAATATATACATTCAGCATGTAAACCATGTCCGAAGAGTAACCTTTCAggatgcaaacatgacatataAACAAACATTTGCTAGAAGTAAAAACACAAAATGCACACATGCAGCataactgttgaatcttggattctcATCTTAAACGAAAACAATAGAAATTAAAAAGCAAGGATACATTGACCAGGATCTGACGGAATTAGTCTCATTTCAGTGACATTTGACAGTTCTAAATCACCATGACTTTCTGAATCCGAGCTTTCAGACTCCTCATTCTCACCATCTTCAGTCTCGATCTTTAAAAACGTTCAAACAATTAGCACTTCAGCAATAAAACAAAATTCACTATAGCAACAGTCAGAAAAGAAATTTGTTTATATCAGTCATGTAATGAAGTTTTTTCCTCAGAATTCTAGACTTCCTGAATATTATTGCAAATCTACCATTTCTAGACAAAATTTTAAACaaactaagaaaaaaattatatcggCAACCTCAAGCATAAAACATGAGAATTTCCCCAAGCACAGAAAGATAATTCTATCTCAAAATCTCTACTGTTCCAGTTTCAAAAGCTTTGCTATTATATGCAACAGAAAGTGCTGCGGTGGAAACAAGCCCAACGCTCAAAAATATCCAAACCCTAACGAATGCAACTCACTATTGGATCAGTACCTGAGTGTAGATGCAGGGCAAGGAGTATGCCTCCGGGTCCCTCGACACGGCATGGAGGCAGACCGACAAAAAATCCACCGCGTATCCGTTCCCCTTGTCCGTGTCGCTCAACCAAATCACCCTCCTACGAACCAATAAATCAACAATAATCTATTTCCATCAAACTCACACAAGAGAGGCTACAGAAAAGGAAAGAAtaagagcgagcgagagagagagagagagagagattggggcCACACACCGAGTGGTGATGTAGAGTGTTCCGGGGGAATCCGGAGGTCGAGACCCGAGCGCGATGGCGACGCCACGCTCGACGAGCATCAGCTCCTCGCCAGCGTCGGAGTCAAGTCGGGGACCGCCGTTCTCGTCGACGACGCGGTCATCGAAGTGCTGCAACCCTAAAACCATGGCGGTGGCTTCCGGCCTCTCACTATTCGAGTGCGAGAAGGATGGCTGCGCCGCCGCTTTTCAATCTTTTGGTTTGGGAATCAAATTCCAAAAAAATCCCTCGCTTTTACCTTTTTCTCAACTCTCGCGTCGTTATTTAGGAATTATTTTTAGTAACTCTACATTTTACACTctttaaagattaaaaataataaataatatattaattcttctaaaaaaattattctcttCTCAATAatttatctataaatatatatatatattttccaaATATCATTTTTGTCCTTAAAAACTCAACTCTTATTTTTGTATGAAATTTTTGACTTTTTATGTTGCCTCAATCGTCATCCTTTTCATTTTAAGAACGATTTCGATTTCTCCTATTGACAAGATGATCGTATCattctcttttgttttcttcgTTATCTTATTCGCTCATCTTATTTTCTATTATAATTTTGATTCTTTCGTTAGAGGATTCCTTATCGTCTTTCTCCGCTTTTTCTTGTGATGAATATTATTATACTTAATTACATATTCATATTacaaatatattaaatttgaatataaattatatttaaatttatataaaataaaaaaatgatttattaTTTAGATGTAGTTACACATTAATGGTCAAAGTTTACGGTGAATTAATAGAATTAATAGTATTACACTCATAAACGAATATCATTGCACccatttttataaaaattatacatAAATTCTCA includes:
- the LOC135612141 gene encoding chloride conductance regulatory protein ICln-like isoform X2 — its product is MVLGLQHFDDRVVDENGGPRLDSDAGEELMLVERGVAIALGSRPPDSPGTLYITTRRVIWLSDTDKGNGYAVDFLSVCLHAVSRDPEAYSLPCIYTQIETEDGENEESESSDSESHGDLELSNVTEMRLIPSDPGQLDTLFGIFCQCAELNPEPQEEEEENSWFFGNEEMADDGSDSEWQLSEHHANPIGYANGDHDLACTVHELRINDQRFEDAEEVESASRNGHQFSG
- the LOC135612141 gene encoding chloride conductance regulatory protein ICln-like isoform X1; amino-acid sequence: MVLGLQHFDDRVVDENGGPRLDSDAGEELMLVERGVAIALGSRPPDSPGTLYITTRRVIWLSDTDKGNGYAVDFLSVCLHAVSRDPEAYSLPCIYTQIETEDGENEESESSDSESHGDLELSNVTEMRLIPSDPGQLDTLFGIFCQCAELNPEPQEEEEEENSWFFGNEEMADDGSDSEWQLSEHHANPIGYANGDHDLACTVHELRINDQRFEDAEEVESASRNGHQFSG